The genomic interval ACCGTGTTACAGGACATACTGCAGAGGGTGAGCCAGCAGAGTGCTCCGGTAATGAGGCTGGAAGAGCAGCTGACGAGTGGTATAGAAAGGAGGTGTCTGGCACTTCAAACCAATCACTTCAAGCATTCAGTCACTAAAACGTAAATGGACACTTGTACTGCAAATTTTCCAGATCATGCTTCTTGTGGATATTCTATTGTGTGAACTGTGCTCGACTACTAACACAGCAAAAACGAGTGCATGATAACTGAGGCGATTCTGTAGAAGTGACCCGTTGGTTGTATCCCGGATACTATTCGCGCATCTGTCTATAGTAAATAATTCTACAAACAACAGTTCCTCGTAGGATTCTTACTCTCTTCCCAAGCAGGGTACTTTGTAGATGGTTGGTCTTGATCTTCCTTCATCTCTGGGCTGCTCATTCTCGCCGTCTCCAACAGCAACCTCACATAATACTTGCAACATCCATTCATCCGATTTCTCGTTTAAACCTCCTTCAGTCGCGTCGActttccatctcttcaTTACAGCCCCCCTGGGTGGTTATGCCAAGCCTGTGGGCACAAGAGAATGGTGCGATGCATtttggtacagtacactaGAGATTTGGGCCAGTCTGAAGGTGGCCATTAAGTCGATTTGCACGTGCTTTCGGTCGTTTTTTGTAGTCAAACTTGCTAGGAACGTTCATGTTGGTGTTTGCACCACGCATCATCAAAATTTAGGAGGTCATTCACACTCCATTCACCATTAGATGCTGTCTGTTggtttccttttttttgcgCTGTTCTCAAACAGGGTTTCTGCTCTAAACTCTCGCCAAACCCTAACTAACTCTGCCATCAACGAGCAGTAGTGTCGAGAATGCTAAAAAGATTATTTGTGTGCCAAAAAACACATTTTATTAGTTCTAGAATGTGTGTGCCTCTTTTGCACTAATTTTTATCTCTTTACCCTATATATAGCCCCCACAGGCTTGCTTCAAAACTTCGCTGCAACGTGGATTCCCAAAGTAGGTTTTTGAATCTGCATGTACCCCGAACATCCCCCGATATTCGAGCGTCTGTGATACCGTAACAGGCTGGCGTTTCTGCAAGGCTGTTACTTTGGAAGCGTATCAATGCGGGGTACATACGCACAGCCTCGCAGGTCTCGGCTTTTGTGCCACAAGGGCAATTTGCAGCCTTGCAATTTGTTCCTACCTCGAGGGCTTTTGAGTTTGCTTGGGTTCTTCAGTACATCCATCTTAAGAGTGGTCTATTCAGATATCTATGAAAAGTAGAGTAACGAAGAGTTGATAGTCATATTCACCATATTTTTCTGGTCAGATTAATGTCTTCAGGGTTTTTCTAGCTCCACTTTTCACCCTGTGGTATCACTCTAAAGCCGCTAACACCGAACAATGGTTCAGGGCAAAAAACGGCGTGATGACGAGGGGTAAATTTCGTTGTGTAATACGGTCGGCAAGTTTGCGGCTTCAAAAATACCCTGCTCGTTAAGTCGACTTTAGTCATATCAAGTGGCTGAGTCATTATGGCTAACCAGGAGTAATGGATGAACTTGTGGTTGTATTGCACGTGTATGACCACTCCATCACCCAGCCTTCCATACAGCTGGATACAGAACCTGGGGAAAGCATGAATCTATTTTGGACTCGAAAATCGAAAAGTCGAACAGTTGCCATATTCACTTGCTGTACAAAAGCGCCTACTGCTCATTGTCCTGCAGTCTCAGGAGGATGCACGTGTAGCGGTATCGCCTGGATGTTGGTGACTGAATAGAATATATAAGACAGGTGATATACGCACcatcaaacacacacatacacacacacaatcaCATGTCTCACACTGTTGATCTCGAACACGGATACAGCCTGAATCACCAGGTGTCGCATCGATCAAAGACCCAGGCTATTGACGAAGAAGCTGTTGCTTCTTCCAACGCCTCCAACATCCAGGGTCTCACTGGTGATGAGTGCTCTGACATCAAGTTGGCCAAGGTCGAGACCTCAGGCACCAATGGCGAGTACATTCACATTGCCGGGGTCAAGTATCACAAGGACGATTTTATGAGCGCATTTGGAGGAACTCTTAACCCTGGTTCTGCTCCTATTCCTTCTCGGCGGTTTGCAAACGCCGCTCCCATTGGGcttttctccttctctaTTACATGTTTCATTCTGGGTATGTGTCTTGTTAACGCTCGAGGAGTCCATGCCCCCAATGTCATGGTTGGATGTGCTATTTTCGGAGGGGGTCTAGTTGAGTTTGTTGCTGGAATCTGGGAAATTGTTGCAGAGAATACCTTTGCCGCCACCGTCTTCCTTTGTTTCTCGTGTTTCTGGTGGTCCTGGTCTCTGCTGCATCTGCCGATTGGAATCGAAAAGTACTACGAGACAGCCGACGAGTTTTCGCAGGCCGTGGGTCTCTTCCTCATGGGCTGGTTCATCTTTGCCATTCTCATGACTCTGTGTACGGTAaaagctacagtagcctTCTTTCTGCTCTTCTGTTCCCTTGACCTGGCGATCATCTTTCTCGCATCGGGCCACTTTCTCAACAACCCCAAGCTCGTCCAGGCAGGAGGCGGTTTCTGCATTTCAACCGGTCTCTTGGGTTGTTACAATGGCTTTGGAGGTGTGGCCACTCCTCAGTCTACCTTCACCTGGATCATTCCCCGAGCAATCATGATGCCAGGAGCTCACAAGAAGGATTACTAATTGCATGTATATAATATAATCGTTTGAGAATTTACAATAATAAAACACTactagtacaagtacaagtacaacatATCATACTTGCAAACATACATTCAGTCAACTTGGCTCAGAAAAACTTACAAGATGACTTAAGTTGCTCAACATTTTCCAACCGTAGACCAGGGAAACAAAACAATGACCTCATCACTTGAAACTGTGACTGTCACCCTGCTTTTACACTTActcgttgagcttgagcaCGAATTTTCGCCTTGAGCTATACCACTTGCCAATATGAGCTACAACACTTGTAAATATACTAGGAATCAATAATTAAAGCCTTTACTTGGATGCTATGCTCCTTGGAGAAGCAATTTTCGAACTCAGCAGATCCATTCTTCGCATGAGGGTTGTCGTATATACAGTCGCATACTGACATCTTCAGCACCATAAATGGACATGGTATTATGGATTGGAAAGTtaagagagagaagatgaaTCATTAGTTGTAACTCCAGAATCCATACAACGTGAAAAATTACAGTCTGTCCTCTCTCTAATACTCCGCAACAGTGTGGTATAACaatttttatattttaaTGACCCATTACAGCTatgtacgtactgtacctacttgtagtaatcCTGTTATTGACGCGCTCTAATAAATCATATACATGATAATTGTTTCGGGGTGCGTTTCGGTGAGTTCTGGTGAGTTTGAGGCTGCCAAACTCGCTCTTGTCATGGTCACTTGGTAGTCTTTTCTATTCTAGAGaatggtttttttgtttttttgtttgtttgttttttttctcagcTACTTGAGGGCTAAAGACCCGTTATGCCCACAAATCGGATTCAGATTGGGTTGTTCGGACCAGCGAGCGTATGGCATTCGTATTCGCTTGTTCAGGTAATATTTCTGACTCATCTCTTCACCGAATTTTTTCCCTTTATTCTATAATTCATTAAAAAATTCattcttttttctcttgtTTTAAAAAATTCTAACAAttcatcttttttttttccttttttttcttttattctaatgattcattacagctatatacctagtaagccgggttgttggcgttcaataaacGACTTATGACTAAGCATGTGTTTCCTAACATAAtcaacttttttttgctaTTCAACTTTCGGTATCCTGGCCGGCGCGGTCTAAAGGCGCCAGGTTAAGGCTAATATCTTAACCGAATTTCCCTGGTCTCTTTCGGAGGCGTGAGTTTCGAATCTCAACGGAATATCATTTTTTTGCACGCCTTGCTTTTTTGAGGGAGGGGATTCCTCGATTGGATCGGTCCTCTCACGTTCTACACACTGCCCTGACTAACCCAGTGTTCTTTCACAGGTACATAGCGCCGAGTCTAATAATACTCTTTATCCTTTCAAATCATATATTGTTGTCCGCCTCTGGCCTCTGGCCATCAGCTTCCGTCTCTACTCCGTTCGCTATCtactcctgctgctccttcttaTCGGAGGTCTGTTCAGGCTTCATGGCGGGGAACAGAAGAACCTCCTTGATagtgttggagttggtCAGGAACATGGTGAGTCGATCAACACCACAACCCCATCCGGCAGTAGGGGGCAGACCGTACTCAAGGGCGGTGCAGAAGGTCTCGTCAACAAGCTGAGCCTCATCGTCACCGGCGTCCTTCTGTCgagcctgctcctcgaATCGCTGTCGCTGGTCAAAGGGATCGTTCAACTCGGTGTAGGCGTTACAgatctccttggtggccacAAAGACCTCGAATCGCTCACAGATACCGGGTCGGTCTCGAGAGTACTTGGCCAGAGGAGACATCATCTCAGGATGGCCGTACAGGAAGGTGGGGTTGATACAGGTGTCCTCCAGGTAGTCGCCAATCAGCTTGTCCAGCATTCGGGCATTGGTAAGAGGAGGAGTGCAGACAAGACcgaccttcttgagctgctcctgcAGGAACTGGTTGGTCTCAG from Yarrowia lipolytica chromosome 1F, complete sequence carries:
- a CDS encoding uncharacterized protein (Compare to YALI0F16225g, similar to uniprot|Q96VC8 Yarrowia lipolytica Glyoxylate pathway regulator GPR1) is translated as MSHTVDLEHGYSLNHQVSHRSKTQAIDEEAVASSNASNIQGLTGDECSDIKLAKVETSGTNGEYIHIAGVKYHKDDFMSAFGGTLNPGSAPIPSRRFANAAPIGLFSFSITCFILGMCLVNARGVHAPNVMVGCAIFGGGLVEFVAGIWEIVAENTFAATVFLCFSCFWWSWSLLHLPIGIEKYYETADEFSQAVGLFLMGWFIFAILMTLCTVKATVAFFLLFCSLDLAIIFLASGHFLNNPKLVQAGGGFCISTGLLGCYNGFGGVATPQSTFTWIIPRAIMMPGAHKKDY